The Xiphophorus hellerii strain 12219 chromosome 6, Xiphophorus_hellerii-4.1, whole genome shotgun sequence genomic interval ATTAAGGGCCCCCTTTTTCGGCttcttccagcattttaagccgtTGTTTCCCCCGGATCttctctctggttctctggATCTCCGAGGCAGCAACGCTGTGGGCTCTGGCCGGTCCGGTGAGTGAGTCtcctcctcggtccttctggaTGGGCCTGGTGCCTCTCTGGCTCGGCTCGGTTCGGAGCCCAGATCAGATTACCAGAGGTGGTGCGGGCCGGTCCGCGGGCCCCGTTGGCCGGGACTGGAACCTGGAAACCCCCCCCTgtcccaccaccaccaccacacaaTGAAGAGACATGACACATCCTGGTGCattattcaaagtttattgtgaactttctgcagcttcttctccCATGCACTGGGCAAATCTGCGCCTCATCTCCGCCATTTGGCCGACATCCAGCTGCATCGCATAGAATCGGTCGGCCGTGCGGGTGTCGTGGCACATGACCCGGGCCATCTGCGTCCGGACATCACTGGAGTGGGTGTTCCTGCactgtgaggggagagagagagagagagaggggggcagagagtcagagggcgggcaggcaggcaggcaggcaggcaggcaggcaggggTCGGATGGCGGTTATGCTGCTTTCCTGGATAACTTACCATCGTTGCCACCGCGGTCCTGATGTCGGTAAGCGAGGGTCTCCCTGGCAGCAGCATCGCTGCCCACGCGTTCCTGGCGAACGCAGTGATGGTGTTCACGTGCTGATGGTTGGTATTGAAGAAGACCAGATCGCACTGCGGACGTAGCCGAGCCCGGATCTCCATCCACCGCTGGATCCAGCCCAGTTCCTCGTGGGTGAGAAAGACCTGAGCACATCCAAACACCCGGGCAGTCTTATGGTTCTTTACCTGAAGAAGGgcagagaaatgttaaatggctggctggctggctggctggctggctggagcctggatgtatggagcctggatggatggatggatggatggatggatggatggatgcagcagCCTGGctgctccatccatccatccatccatccatccatccatccatccatccagccatccatccatccaggctccagccagccagccagccagccagccagccagccaggctAGTGTTAGTGAGTGGGTGCAGACTTACATTGAGTACGACCCCCGGAGAGGAAGAGACGGCCCCCCTCGCGGCCTCCAGGACCTCTTCGGTGGTAAGGTTGGTCATCACTCCGGCTCGATGGCCGTAGAGAGAAATAAGGTAAAGGCCGAAGAACCCGAACAGCAGGTGCCTCAGTCCCACGTCGTGCTTCTTTTGCGAGCAGCTCAGCAAGAGTTTGGGGATCCAGCCCCGACACTTTGCGATGCATCTGCGGAGAATTTCGGGCGTTACGGAGCGCTGTAGCTTCTCGGACTTGACCTTGATCTGCCGAAGCACCACCTTCGTTCCGATTTGGCACGTAGCCGACCTCAGAGCTCTCATCACGGACACGAGCTGCCGCTTGGACAGCCTGGAGCTTCTCGGAGGCGTCTCCATGAAGTATACGTGGAATTGGGTTGTGTTTACCAGGTAGACCTTAACGGTAGTTACGGCCTTCCGCTCCCGCTCGGTGAGTTCGGCGGGCCAGGCCATTATGCGTCCGGCGTCATCCAAGAAGCGCCAGGAGCCCAGCTCGGTCTTATCACGGCTCATGTAGCTGAGGAATGCAACAATTCGACCCATCTTTgacttaacattttcagcatgcttTCGCGAGCGTACTGCCCCGGCCAGGTGCCGGCCGTACTCTTCTAGGTAGCCACGGATGACTGCAGGAAATGTACTCAGCCTACCCACCGTGCTCGAGGACGGGGCCTGCGGTTCTTCGTCCTCGACCTCCGGCACTCCGGTCGTCGTCGTCGCCGCCGAGTCCGCGGATGGcacgtcgtcgtcgtcgtcgtcgtcgccgCCGGGAAGAAGACATGGCTCCGGCCGCTGTGTGGAGTCCGCCGCCGAGGTGGAACGTGGAGGGCTGGCGCTCGGTCCCTGCGAGGGAAGGGGAGAAGCAGGGGGGggtgcggcggcggcggcggcggcggcgtcggCGGCTTCGCTGCCCCGTGAACCCTCCAGGTCCAACCTGGTGGCTAAAGGCGGGTCGGGACCCGAGGCCCGAAGTTCTCTCACCTGCCGCAGCGTTTTGCGCCACTGGAGCTTCCTCAAAAGGCGCTTCTTCTCCTTGGCACCCAGGTCACGGTGAGCGTCTTGGAGGTGCTGCGCCACCCTTGACCCGCCGTACGAGCAGCCGCCGACGGGGCACTTCATGCCGCGAACGCTCACTCGCCCTCTGGCAAACGCCAGCAGGATCCTTCGCTCCAGGGCGTTCCTGACGCTGTGAACGTCATCCAAGTGGCGTCGCAGGCGCCAAGACGGCCGGTGACATACAGGGCAGCGATTCTTAAACTTAGAAGGCGTCATCTTCACTCCGCGAGAGTCAGATAGCGAATAAGGGGGGGGCACATCCGCACATCCGGCTATATGTGCAGGCGGGTGGGCGTGCTTCCCCGATCAAGCCTAATTGGCGACACCTGGCCTCGTTCGACCCCGAAATCGGGGCCGGATCCCCGGGCGTGCTTCCCTCTAATCAAGCCCTAATTGGCGACACCTGCTCCCAATTCGGGGGGCGTCCAATCAGGGGAAGCTCCTGAGATTGGCTTCCAGTTAAGCCTAATTGGCAACACCTGGGCCTCGTTCGAACCCCGAAATCGGGGCCGGATCCCCGGGTAAACGCGTCCCGATAGCCGCGCGGCGATTCCCCGGAGGGCGGGAGGCCATGTTACGACTCTAAGACGGGTTAGGGAAAAGGCGGGTTAGGGAGCCCCGTCCTGCGGGCGAACGTCcggcgggggggggggacgggggggaccaggaccaccaccaccaccaccaccaccaccaccaccaccacctgcttctctttgccctaccaggggcacgaccCGTCCGGGGCCGTGCGTGTCGGTGGGTGTAATCCgtgcttaagtgtgggatgccgcggttcgaagggagctccagccagcctggaccccgcggttcgaagggagctccagccagcctggaccccgcggt includes:
- the LOC116721253 gene encoding uncharacterized protein LOC116721253 isoform X2 produces the protein METPPRSSRLSKRQLVSVMRALRSATCQIGTKVVLRQIKVKSEKLQRSVTPEILRRCIAKCRGWIPKLLLSCSQKKHDVGLRHLLFGFFGLYLISLYGHRAGVMTNLTTEEVLEAARGAVSSSPGVVLNVFLTHEELGWIQRWMEIRARLRPQCDLVFFNTNHQHVNTITAFARNAWAAMLLPGRPSLTDIRTAVATMCRNTHSSDVRTQMARVMCHDTRTADRFYAMQLDVGQMAEMRRRFAQCMGEEAAESSQ
- the LOC116721253 gene encoding uncharacterized protein LOC116721253 isoform X1; the protein is METPPRSSRLSKRQLVSVMRALRSATCQIGTKVVLRQIKVKSEKLQRSVTPEILRRCIAKCRGWIPKLLLSCSQKKHDVGLRHLLFGFFGLYLISLYGHRAGVMTNLTTEEVLEAARGAVSSSPGVVLNVKNHKTARVFGCAQVFLTHEELGWIQRWMEIRARLRPQCDLVFFNTNHQHVNTITAFARNAWAAMLLPGRPSLTDIRTAVATMCRNTHSSDVRTQMARVMCHDTRTADRFYAMQLDVGQMAEMRRRFAQCMGEEAAESSQ